The following DNA comes from Cellulophaga sp. HaHa_2_95.
AAACCAGACAGTATTCAAATCACCAGTTTTGGTATCGTTGCAGGACAATATGAAGCCTATTTTAAAGCAACAGGAGATATCTCTTACTTAAAAAAATCGGAACAAGCCTTAGAAAAAGCTGTAGCTATTGCCGCCACAGGAAGAGCGGGCTATCGTAGAGCATTGGCACGTAATTATATCGCACAACATCGTTTTAAAGAAGCTTTGGTTCAAGCGAATGAAGCAAGGGCAATTGGTTCGGGGTTACGAGATACCCAAAATCTTTTATTTGATGTGCATATGGAACTCGGGAACTATACATTAGCAAAAAACTACTTGGATAGTATTACCGATATTACGAATTTTGATTTTTTAATTCGTGCCGCAAAATGGAACGATTATAGAGGAGATTTGGCAACGACTATTAATTACATGGAACAGGCGAAAGATAAAGCCGAAAAAACCTATACAAAGGCTTTAATCTTATGGTCTTACACCAACCTTGCGGACTACTACGGACATGCAGGCAGACTTTCTGATTCCTACAAATACTATTTAAAATCTTTAGCATTAGATGCAGAGAATGCCTATGCAAAAAAAGGAATCGCTTGGATTGTTTTTTCTCATGAAAAAAATCCGAAGGAAGCTTTACGAATTTTAGATTCCGTGACTAAAAACTACCATGCGCCAGATTATTACTTACTAAAGGCAGAAATAGCAGCGTATATGGATAATACGGAAATGAAACTCCTCAATATAGATGAATACATTAAGAGCGTAAAAAATACGTCTTATGGAGAAATGTACAATGGGTATACGATCAATCTACATTTAGAGGAAACCAAGCAATGGGATAAGGCTTTAGAATTAGCGAAAAGAGAAGTAATTAATAGACCTACACCAGAATCCTATCATTTTTTAGCGTCTAGTTACTTAAAACTAGGGCAAAAGAAAAAAGCTTTAGCTATTGTCACAGAGCATATAGAAGGAAAGTCTTACGAGCCGGCACTACTTTTTACCTGTGCTGAAATTTACAAAGCCAACGGATTAACTAAAAAGGCGCATGCGCTTAAGACGGAGTTGTTAGGTGCGGTGTATGAATTAGGACCTAGCTCAAAAGAAAAAATAGAATCACTTTAAAGATTAATTATGTATAAAATTTTCGTCCTATTATGTTGTTTTCAAATGGTTCAAAGTAGCTATTCACAAACAGTGAAGGGAAAACTGATTGACGCAAGAAGCAATCCTATTGAAGGGGCGTATATTTTAAATATACATTCTGAAAAGCACACTCATAGTAATGAGTTAGGCTATTTTAAATTAGAGGATAATGAAGTAGGAGATACGCTTCGTATTGGAGCTTTAGGCTATAAAAAACTAAATTTTGTTATTCAAAATCTTACGGACAACCAGCGCATCGGTATTCAATTGATAGAAGAATCTTTTGAGTTAGATGAGATTGTTATTAGACCAACATTAAATGGGTTAAATGTAGTTTCGGCTATAGATTTAAAAACAACACCTGTAAAATCATCACAAGAATTATTACAGAAAGTACCCGGGTTAATTATTGGTCAGCATGCAGGGGGCGGAAAAGCAGAGCAGTTATTTTTAAGAGGTTTTGATATTGATCATGGAACAGATATCGCTATTTCTGTAGATGGTATGCCCGTAAATATGGTTTCTCATGCGCATGGCCAAGGGTATGCCGACCTACATTTTGTAATTCCAGAAACCTTAGATCAAATAGATTTTGGTAAGGGTCCTTATTATGCTGGTAAAGGTAATTTTGCAACGGCTGCTTACGTAGACTTTACGACTAAAAAGCATTTAGATAAGAGTATGCTTCGGTATGAAGTAGGAGATTTTGGATGGAACAGGGCCTTAGGAATGTTTAATTTGGTGAATTCCGATACAGACCATGCCTATGTAGCTACCGAATTAACGCAATTTGATGGCGCTTTTGATTCGCCTCAGAATTTTTCAAGACTCAATCTTTTTGGGAAGTATAGTACCCAATTTAAAGATGCAAGCACATTAGCTATTTCTGCATCACATTTTACCAGTACCTGGGATGCTTCGGGTCAAATACCCGAACGTGCTGTGGCTAGCGGATTAATTTCAAGATTCGGAGCTATAGATGATACGGAAGGTGGTACTACTAGTAGAACTAATCTTAACGCTTCATTGCTTAAAATTATGGATGAGGAGACTTTTATAAAATCAAATGTGTTCTATGCCAACTATGCATTTGAATTGTATTCTAATTTCACCTTCTTTCTAGAGGACCCAGAAAATGGTGATCAGATAAAACAGTTTGAAGATCGCGATATATTTGGATTTAATTCGGAGCTACAAAAGAATATGACTTGGGGTACTTCTGAGGTATTGCTAAAAGCAGGAGTAGGGCTAAGGGCAGATTATAACAACGATGTAGAATTATCGCATACCTTAAATAGAAAAACAACAATAGAAAATATACAGTTAGGGAGCATCAAGGAAACCAATAGCTTTGCTCATGCAAGTCTAGATTATACCTTAGGCAATTGGACTATAATTCCGGGATTGCGATTAGATTATTTCAACTTCCAATATTCAGATGATTTACAAGAATCGTATTCCAATACGTCAGAGAATAAGGCTTTTCTAGCGCCAAAGCTAAATGTGTTGTATTCTAGCAATCCGGAGCTACAAGTATTCCTAAAATCAGGAATAGGGTATCATTCCAATGATACGCGCGTGGTGGTTGCAGCAACCGAAGAAGAAACACTTCCTGCAGCATATGGGGTAGATTTTGGAGCACTTTGGCGCCCTACACCCAAAGTATTCTTAAATGCAACTGCCTGGTATTTGTATTTAGAACAAGAGTTTGTTTATGTGGGAGATGCAGGTATTGTAGAACCTAGTGGTAAAACAGAACGTTTTGGAGTGGATTTTGGTGTGCGTTATCAATTAACCGATTGGTTGTTTTTTAATACAGATCTAACCTTGACAAAAGCACGAAGTATAGAAGAAGCTACTGGAGAGGATTATATTCCGCTTGCACCAGATTTTACGATGGCAGGAGGGTTCAGCGTGCTTAATTTAGGACGGTTCTCA
Coding sequences within:
- a CDS encoding lipopolysaccharide assembly protein LapB, producing the protein MKFSILTLIFLVVLSCNPKENSIITKAEDYNAYLPSIAPKTTSKYFELWNAKIKPDSIQITSFGIVAGQYEAYFKATGDISYLKKSEQALEKAVAIAATGRAGYRRALARNYIAQHRFKEALVQANEARAIGSGLRDTQNLLFDVHMELGNYTLAKNYLDSITDITNFDFLIRAAKWNDYRGDLATTINYMEQAKDKAEKTYTKALILWSYTNLADYYGHAGRLSDSYKYYLKSLALDAENAYAKKGIAWIVFSHEKNPKEALRILDSVTKNYHAPDYYLLKAEIAAYMDNTEMKLLNIDEYIKSVKNTSYGEMYNGYTINLHLEETKQWDKALELAKREVINRPTPESYHFLASSYLKLGQKKKALAIVTEHIEGKSYEPALLFTCAEIYKANGLTKKAHALKTELLGAVYELGPSSKEKIESL
- a CDS encoding TonB-dependent receptor domain-containing protein; amino-acid sequence: MYKIFVLLCCFQMVQSSYSQTVKGKLIDARSNPIEGAYILNIHSEKHTHSNELGYFKLEDNEVGDTLRIGALGYKKLNFVIQNLTDNQRIGIQLIEESFELDEIVIRPTLNGLNVVSAIDLKTTPVKSSQELLQKVPGLIIGQHAGGGKAEQLFLRGFDIDHGTDIAISVDGMPVNMVSHAHGQGYADLHFVIPETLDQIDFGKGPYYAGKGNFATAAYVDFTTKKHLDKSMLRYEVGDFGWNRALGMFNLVNSDTDHAYVATELTQFDGAFDSPQNFSRLNLFGKYSTQFKDASTLAISASHFTSTWDASGQIPERAVASGLISRFGAIDDTEGGTTSRTNLNASLLKIMDEETFIKSNVFYANYAFELYSNFTFFLEDPENGDQIKQFEDRDIFGFNSELQKNMTWGTSEVLLKAGVGLRADYNNDVELSHTLNRKTTIENIQLGSIKETNSFAHASLDYTLGNWTIIPGLRLDYFNFQYSDDLQESYSNTSENKAFLAPKLNVLYSSNPELQVFLKSGIGYHSNDTRVVVAATEEETLPAAYGVDFGALWRPTPKVFLNATAWYLYLEQEFVYVGDAGIVEPSGKTERFGVDFGVRYQLTDWLFFNTDLTLTKARSIEEATGEDYIPLAPDFTMAGGFSVLNLGRFSGGINYRFIDDRPANEDNSIVAEGYFVSDVKLDYQVSKNLGIGITVENLLDTEWNETQFATTSRLQNEITPVEEIHFIPGTPFFLKGSLTYTF